The sequence GCCCAGCGAAGAAATCCAATCGGCTTTCCCCATGCGTCGAGAAAAACCTTGTGGCCCGAATGGTCGTAGTCGCCAATGTCGCCCTCCGAAAAATTCTCCATGATATCGGGGTCGTCCATTCCGATCGTCATCATCAGATAGAGGCATTTTGCGCCCTCATAGGCGTTCGGAACCTTGGTGAAATCCATGACGCCATTTTGGTTTGCCTCTGGAACCTGTCCCCAATAGGCGTTCGTCACGGCAGGCAGCAACATGCTCACGACAGCCGGTTGCGTTGGATTGGCCACGTCATTGTAGGTAATCGGAGCCGCCGGATTACTGTTATCGGCGACCGTGATTAGCGCTGGCGCATCGAGATCCGTCCAGCGCTCCGGCATTTCCATTCGCATCAATTGTCGTATAACGTCGCACCGGATCGTGGCGAGCGCCTTCAAAGGCGTCGGCTTCGGAATCGGATTCCCCATCATGTCAAACGGGCCATTAGCTGGATCGAGCACCTCGCCAGGCATCGTGATCGGCAGCCGCCGAGTGCGGTAGGATTCGTATTTCTGCATCACGAGCGCATTGAGCCGGGCGATGAGGGAACGGGTCTTGGCGATTTGGGCCGCTTCCTGCGCGCCGGCCACCGCCAGGGCCATCGCCGCCGCTAGGATCGCCATGATCGCCATCACCACCATGAGTTCGACGAGCGTGAAAGCGCCATGCACCCTCACCCCGGCCCTCTCCCGTCGAGGGAGAGGGACAAAGCGCTGAGCGCGGCGGGGCCGCGAGGCCAGAGTAGCAGGCACACTCCGTGTGCCGTCCGCCTGCCTCTGTTGCACGGCATGCACATTGCCTGTGTTGACGCCGTTCGTCGGAGTTGGTTGCGGCACACGGAGTGTGCCTACTACATTGCCGGCGGCGACGCGACCAGAAACGAGGGTCGAGGGACGAGAGGCGAGGGGCGAGGGGTGAGCAATTCCTCGGCCTGAAAGGCCGGAGGAGCCCAGCCCAGGGTGGAGCGACGTTCTCTGCCAGGAGAACGGAGCGGAACCCTGGGACGGCCGAAGCCTCCCGCACGCTTGCGGCCTGAAAGGCCGCCGGAGGGCGCGCGACACAACGGAGCCCAATCCAACGGCTCGCTGGGTGATGTCGATGCAGGAATTCCGTCGCCCGTTCAGGGCTAAGAGCCTATCCGAAAACGGCCCGCGGAGAGGGGGACAGTCCCCTTTTGTTCCGAAGACTCCACAAAAGGCGACAGTCCCCGGCCGTTTTCGGATAGGCTCTAAGAGTTCGTTGGACATCGCATACCCAGGGTTTCGCTCGCCCGCCCTAACGGACGGACTTGCTTCACCCTGGGCTGGGCTCCGTTGGCCTTTCAGGCCATGCAGTAGCGGGATTGATTCGATTGCCGCCATACGAACACACGCGCTTATCGCGCCCCCATCGAATGGCTGTGAATGTTGTCGAAGCTCCCCAGCGCGCGGCTGCCGCGGTCCGTCTTCGGGAATATGGCCGGCGCGCCGATGGGGCCGTCGGGAAACTTGTTGGTCGTCAATTGGTCGATGCTGGCGAACGGATTATTGGGAGGACTCGTCCGTGAGTATTGCAGCACGCTGCCACTGGCGTTGGTCATGTCGGGGACGATATCGTAATGGCCGTCCGGGCCGGCCGAGTAAACGAGCGGATAGAGCGCGAAGGTGTCCCAATTGGTTACGGCCGGCGCCGGCGGCTCGGTGCGCGGAATCCCGTTCACGGCGCTCGAGTCGAATCGCGGCGTGCCGTACACCCCGGTCGGATCGGTTTGGTCCGGCATCCGCTGGTCCTTCGTGGCCGCGCTGGTCGGCGTCGGCGGCTGGAGCGGCGAGACGAGCCCCGGCGCCCAGCGGAGAAAGTTGATGGGATTTCCCCAGGCGTCGATAAACACCTTGCAGCCCGAGTGGTCGAAGTCGGCGATGTCTCCCTCGGAGAAGTTTTCGAGCACGCTCGGTTCTTCCAAGCCCATCGTCACGAGCAGATAGAGGCACTTGGCCCCTTGATAATTTGCGCCCAGCTTGATGAACGCCGGCGTGTTCTGAACCGAATTGTGAGACGCCAGATAGGCTTGGCTGGAAGCGGATCGCTGCATTTGGATTGTCTGTGAATTGGTCGTGGGATCTGTGTATGCCGGTCGCGTCGGGGAAGTGACGTCCTCCATTTTGATTGGAACCGCGTCATCGATAATGTCCCTCCAGCGGTCGGGCATTTCCATCCTCATCATCTGCCGCAGCACGTCGCAGCGCACCTTGCGGCTCACTGCCGAAGGCATCTGAACCAGGCTGCCGCTGGGATCGATGACCTCGCTGGGGATCGTGACCGGCAGGCGGCGCGTGGCATACGATTCGTATTTCTGCATCACCAGCGCATTGAGCCGGGCGATCAGAGAACGGGTCTTGGCGATTTGCGCCGATTCTTGCGCTCCGCTCACGGCAATCGCCATCGCCGCGGCGAGGATCGCCATGATCGCCATCACGACCATGAGTTCGATGAGGGTGAAGGCGCGGGGGAAAAGCGAGGGGCCAGAGGCCAGGGGCCGGGGGCCAGGGACGAGGAGCGACGGCCGACAAATGCTCCTTGTAGAGCGCGGACGCGAAGCGCGATTTGGGTTCGATTGATCGTGCATGTCTCGTTCTCTGTCATCGTAGTCATCACGCTCCGTCGTGATGAACGGTCCTCACGCGGAGCGCGAGGAGTACACTGCGGTTCATTTCGGGATCGAGTCGCCGAGGTTCTTGGGGCTGAAGTTGGTCAGGTTGTCTCGGTCGCCGCCGCCGTAAAAAGTTCCCGAGGGGAAATAGCAGAGGGTCGGAAGGCCGCTCTTCCCTTGGTCATCGACTCCGCCACCGCCGAATGCGCCATCCAGACCGGCCGAGATGATTTGGAATGAATTGGGATTCACCGGCTGCGGCCCCTGGTTCTTCGGCCAATTTCCATTCGCTGGGAATTGTCCTGCGGGCGGATCGGAGGCATAGGGACGAACGACGCCTTGGCCCCCCTGTTGCCAAACCGTAGTGTCGTAGGGATACGCGATGGAATGTCCGGTACCATCATCTTTGGGAGACTCTGTCGTGGGGTCCCTCACTACGTAGTTCTGCGAGGCGAAATAAACGTACGGCACACCGGGCGTGTCGGCCGGTG is a genomic window of Pirellulales bacterium containing:
- a CDS encoding prepilin-type N-terminal cleavage/methylation domain-containing protein is translated as MRVHGAFTLVELMVVMAIMAILAAAMALAVAGAQEAAQIAKTRSLIARLNALVMQKYESYRTRRLPITMPGEVLDPANGPFDMMGNPIPKPTPLKALATIRCDVIRQLMRMEMPERWTDLDAPALITVADNSNPAAPITYNDVANPTQPAVVSMLLPAVTNAYWGQVPEANQNGVMDFTKVPNAYEGAKCLYLMMTIGMDDPDIMENFSEGDIGDYDHSGHKVFLDAWGKPIGFLRWAPAFYSPLQPAPNPFPASPVGGKTYTDGRMPDQTDPTGIYGHPIVYDNTTGLPQTDKPVTFALYPLIYSAGPDGYFDMVSKSGKTFHYVNTSNPRNNPFASLTDTTDFPVPPTGPGPIGTAAIFDDQGNYLPPGSASRSLGISDNITNQLIGAR
- a CDS encoding prepilin-type N-terminal cleavage/methylation domain-containing protein, with product MHDQSNPNRASRPRSTRSICRPSLLVPGPRPLASGPSLFPRAFTLIELMVVMAIMAILAAAMAIAVSGAQESAQIAKTRSLIARLNALVMQKYESYATRRLPVTIPSEVIDPSGSLVQMPSAVSRKVRCDVLRQMMRMEMPDRWRDIIDDAVPIKMEDVTSPTRPAYTDPTTNSQTIQMQRSASSQAYLASHNSVQNTPAFIKLGANYQGAKCLYLLVTMGLEEPSVLENFSEGDIADFDHSGCKVFIDAWGNPINFLRWAPGLVSPLQPPTPTSAATKDQRMPDQTDPTGVYGTPRFDSSAVNGIPRTEPPAPAVTNWDTFALYPLVYSAGPDGHYDIVPDMTNASGSVLQYSRTSPPNNPFASIDQLTTNKFPDGPIGAPAIFPKTDRGSRALGSFDNIHSHSMGAR